A segment of the Stigmatopora nigra isolate UIUO_SnigA chromosome 15, RoL_Snig_1.1, whole genome shotgun sequence genome:
gggactGACCTTTTAGTCAAAACCAATTGAGTTTCATTGAACGCTCCCCGTCAGTCAATCTCGATTAGAGAACTACCAGCCATGTAAATCCATCGTAGCACAGCCGTTTGCTTTGAGGCTGTGCTAGTCATAAACGGCCAGCAGTTTCGAATCAAAAACGAATGAGGGGGAGCCGGACTTTCCACAAAACCGTTGCTCGGTCCACATTTGTGTGGTTTCGTTAGTGTATTTTTATGCAGGAAGCCATTGAGGAAAGTCCAGTTCATCCAGTTGCACCAAAGTGTGTTTACATAATGACACACGGTGACCGGCTCTTGGTGATTTTCACCAGAGGTTTTCCATCGTGAGCTTTCTGGATGCTGTCCATCACctggacaaaaaaaggaataaagggAGAGAAGATAATTTGCTTATCTCAAGGGGTTGTTTTCCTGGTGTTTAGAGAATATTCATCACTAATTCATGGATGGTATTGTGatactttttctttctctatTGAAACACCTATGACAAATAGAATCATGAATAAATGTGTCATAATCCaagcaaacaacaaaaaacttgaTCAAAAGATGTCTTTAGTACTACGAAATCAGTAGTTTTAGAAGAAATTGAAGTAATTTCAAGTAATTCAGGTTTGTCAGCTGGAAACAATGcaatgtttgcatgttctcacggGGCTTTTATGAGTGCTcgtaaaaaaaaccttgaatgTATATACAAGTctcaatgtttttatatttggagtacgtaaataataaatgaatattatttaCCATGCATGTGTACAGTGAATTCATCTTTCCCAGTTACACACACAAGAAAGAGGCCATACTACATAAACACGTGTAATCTtgctaaatatttgttttgcttgAATTAAACACTAAAAAGATTGTTTACACTACATTATTAGAAGAATTGGTCCCCAATGTATGCATTGTTATTGCAATATACTGTTGTACCTGCACTGTGCACATTATGATGTAGCTTGAATACTTttaagtaaatataatatacaagtATTACTCAGATTTGATTGCTAGTATCAGATATTGAtatatgcattaaaaaaaactcgagTTATAATGTATTACTACAGCATAAAGGTACTTACATCATCCTCATACGGGAATCCCCCGAGCTCAAGCTTAGAGAAAATCAGCTGCCCGTTGATTTCAATCTCAAAGCTGGCTGCAAAATACAAAGAGTATGACTTTTAATATCAGATCTAGTGGCAATCCAAGTTGatctattatttatttacctCTGCGGCCCACGAAACCCGACACATCCGCATCAGGAAACTCGCCCTTTACGACTCGGGAGAGCTCCAGATAGCGGGGTTCGTAGCCTCAGTTGCCGCTGCAAGACAGCGAGAAACTCGGTTAGCTTTTCGGTTAGCCATATACGACGATCGCAATGCGATCGTGAATAATAGCGATGATAGAAATAACGCAACATCTTACCAGTATTCCACTCGTATTGTCACcacacccatttttttgtttgttttctgatgCTGCAGACAGAGACGTTTGCTTTTGGAACCGGGTTAGGACAAGTGGCGTGATTGGCACAATAGCATATTATATAGTAAAGTCGCCACAAGGGGGCGGTTCTGTGGTGACGTAATGAAGAATGCGGAGGTCACGTGAAAGGATGCCTGTCATGATCACGTTGACgttgtttttttagtgtttattttgTAAGTTATTGTGTAAAGTCAAGATCAAGTTGGCCATCCTTACCAGCGAGTTTTAAATTTGTTCATTAAATGAAGTGTATAAAGTGACAATTTAAACAGCTTTGTTGtctttaaagtaaaatattaCACATATTTTAAGGTTTTCTTGAAATGTTCTAACTATTTCCTTCACAAATGTTTAGACTtactaaattcattcattcattcgtttgcTGAACCAGTTTACCcttattagggttgcagggggtgctggagcctatcccagctgactcagggCCAGAcgcggacaaccatgcacacttacacccatacctaggggcaatttagagtgtccaatcaacctaccattcatgtttttgatatgtgggaggaaaccagagtacccagaggaaacccacgcaagcccagggagaacatgcaaattccacacagttaGATtttgaccaggatttgaacccaggacccagagctgtgaggccgacgcgctgtCAACAAGCAGCTAATAAGTGTCTATCTTGCGTGTTGTCTTTTGTAGCGACCTTTAAACCTCCATAAaggcataaaaatgtgaatgtaGGGGTTTGGCTTAGTTAGTCTGTCTCACATTTCAAGAGCTAACATTACATGTTATGCGTGAATGGggataataaaacaaaacaatggagAAGGGTGACCTATCAGCAGGTAAATCAAAAGCGGGTCTTTATTATGATATTCATGTATTaggtttaatttttatttacctTATGTCAATTAAGTGCTGTGACTGGGTAAATGAATGGTAAAATGTGGCAATTTATGAGTACAAATAGCTTGTGgtaatgtgtatttttctttcacattaatcagtattttgattttgaaatgactttgtaattataattttgttatTGAAAGTACAATTGCGCAGTTAAATGCAACTCCCTatcataaaaaaagtatttcttaaTAAAGCTGCTTAcctctgtttgtgtgttttctagCAAAGAGCTGGTGTACCTCACATTTGCAGTTGGTCCTTCTGGGAGGCAGAAACTCGGGGAAGAGCTCCCTAGGTAACCTCCTCCTGGGCAAAGAAGAGTTTGCCACCAAGGAGAGGACATCATGCTTTGTATTTTATCCCAGTATATCAACAAATATATGGAAATATGGTCATGTTTGTACAGACAAATGTTAATTACCAAATAGTATGGCTTCAACTGCATATCTTTCCAGCAGGGGTTGCTGCTGTTTCAGTAGTCCAAAGCAACTTGGCTTTTGACATGTTCCAGTGGAACACGCTTTATCATGATTATAAATGACACAATATTATAACAAGAGCAGCTGCGAGCCATTAACAATGGTAGAAGCTTTCATTTAGGCTTGTGCGGTTACACATTTTTTCCCACACAAATTGAATTATATATAGAAAAGATGCATACATTAGTGTGTGGTTTTCCTAAAAGGACATAGTGCACTGCAAATATGCATTATTGTTAGATTGTACTGTAAAAAAAGCTTGTAAGTGAGCTacttaaaaatattcacaatTCAATGCAATATTGCAGAATTGAGTGAATGGTCCTCCTggacaaaatggattggacatctagcttTGTCAGTGGCAGAGAAGGAGTTAAGATTGATAAACTAAGTTCAACCAGCAATATAGACACTTCTCTCTTCGCCAAATCACATCAGATTGGACACCTACTATTTGCACAACCACTTACCTCTTTAGAATGGTTCAATAGCCCAGACAAAGTTTAAGTTGGCTTCATTTGTcctaaatgatgaaaaatgagcCCTTTACACTATTTTAGATTGACCAACAGACAATGTATGTAATAACAGAATCAccccaaaaaagtttgagcCATGCAATTCAGTGGAACAATCTGTAAGTGGAAGTGGTAAATTCCAATGTATTCCCATACAATTTGCTCAAATGAGCCCCAAGTAAATAAGCATAGCCACACATTGACTATGCGTATGTATACTGATACAGCATCAACGTTTATTTTTAGGACTCACGGTGACAGAAGGTGTGCAAGGGCATGTTCTTTGCTCATTATGCTTACATTTTCTTTGAATCATAAGTCAATGGAGGCTGTAGTGCAAGTAAACTGAACCATAATAGATCCGATTTGGGAATGTCTGGCAATCACAGCAATGGGAACAATTTCGTTGGAATGCTGGTGCAACGGTTTTAATTTCGAGCATCACACATAAACTTGATGGTGCTGTCACAAGAAAATGAGATAGATTTGTCTTTTTAGCACCTGGGCAACACCCACATATACACCCCCCACTTCCACACTCTCCCTAGCCCGGTCTGCCATGGAGTGCTCGCCATCAATCCGTGGGAGGGAAACAAACTCAAGGGCAAAGTTCaggaaacaattaagtgaaataaGCGACCTACGACCTAGCAAACAGCGTGAACGTCGCCAAGTCATTACATTGACGGGCGGAAGGAAGCCTTGTGAATGCTGACATAGCAATTTGCCATTTCCATGTCACTAGTAATGGAACACAATGTCCTTGGTGAAGGTCATTTCTAAATATTTAACCTTAATAACCTCAGGTAGCAATAATCTGTAAATCATGAAATATAATTTAGATTCCTATTTGTATAAATATGCAACCTGGAAACTGGTAAAAATCTGTAATACAAGgatcttttattattataattttttaaccCCTTCCTCTTTTAGACTAGAACTATATTAATAAATGGAAAATTTAATTGAACACAAAAGAGAGCAATAGCATTCTACCCAATTAATTTGATTTCATATTGTACATGCATATACCATGCATATATAAAAAAGATGTTTATGTTTGagtgaaaacataaaaaacatgtatataagTACATAGTACTTCTGTTATGTAACAAGTGAGTGTGCTTACTGTGTTTTACAGTTTCCCCAATGTtcataaataactaaaaaaaagacttagCAATTGGTGCAGGCcaccaaaacaataaaataaaaataaatgtatttttcttttaaaaccaaGCATTAACCACAGTTCCTCAGATTACTCAAGCCTGGCCAAGAATCTAAATCAAAACGGAAGAAACATTAGCCAACTAGTTCTTGCCCAGACATCCCAACTCAAGTATCAGATGCTATAGTGCTCCTCATTGGCCACTTTTATATGATAACGCAGTGACTGTCATTCTACTTCAAAGTCACGATGCGCATAGTTGAGTGAAATAGATACAAAACTTTATTGACATGCACATGGTGTGCAAAGAGGAATGTGCACCATCTGGAAAATGAgataatggggaaaaaagggggTGACGAATGAATACAAATGGAGTTTGAAAAACACAACCCTGGATGCACACTGATATTTTTCACCCAATATCTATGGCATTTGTCAACACGTGCACACACTCACCAAGATACACAATACTGCCACAAACACATCAGTGATTTAATATCCAGTCGTTTTGGAGATTATCTGCAAGTTTGATGGAAACATGGCCTCTTTGCCTaacctttatttcattttttccccccataagGGCTAATGCATGACTATCAAACTGACCCAAGCAAGTGTTTTGCATAtctaagaagaaaacaaaaaactgtcctcgcatgatgtattttttaaccGCAACACAGAGCAATAAATTGGTCAAAAACAGTTAGTTTTTCTCCCTCTCCTCCATTAAAAACCTCAGTTGGtaagaaaacatttgaatgaaaaacattcattcatcccaACATTAAACAGTATGAGGATATGACACATGACATCATTTCAGATTATTACTTTGAAGGCTCATAAACTGAGCATCCTCTGAATGGAAGATTTACGTGAATATTGGCAAGCAGTTCCATCTCAGAGAGACCAAATTAGTCCCAATTATTATGAATATCACATTAAAGTATAACTTCATTGTAAAATTTTTCAAGCACATCTGCTCAATGAATCTGGATAgactgcttttatttttgagGATGTTCTCTTAAAAGCATTGTCTGAAGCATCCGCCAGGAATATGTCACTTTTTAAGGCCTTAGCTTGGTGGACATTTTAGATCTAGCCTGGTTCCAATAGAAATCTCTGTAAACACATCTCATTGCACAAGAATATACCCCCGTAGGGACCAATTTCCTCACAGTAGGGCACTCCAAATGTACGCTTTCCTTGCCTATAATCTTAGCTGAATGAAGATCCAGAACCACTTTCAAGGCACTCGCAAAGTCAGCCTGCCAGAATGCACTATGCAATAATTATACCACCCAGAACCACCAACTAACCTCAAATGTCTTAAACACCTTTTAGCGTTTTTCCATTAGCTTCTTACAAGTAGCAACTATTTGTTGCCAGAACACCCGAAAAGAGCCCACACAGGCAaaggggagagcatgcaaactccacacagtaaagtTGCAACCCACCAGGGATaaaacccttgatctcagaactgtgaggcgactGTTTCATCCACTCAACCACCTGTATATTGCCTATGTAGTTGATTACTAAATGttttatgatgacaataatTTTGTCCGGAAACGGACGCATTCACTTGACATGATTTCCAACGCAGGGCCATTCTAATGTCAACTTTTGCCCTCCAGTTCAAAGTTCAAAAACTGAAGaggcataaataaaaaaaggcctGGGAAGCATCCATATAGGAAGCGTCTGTTTCAAATGAACCTTTAAAATACGAGGAGAAAAGACTATCGGTATCATAATTCTACAATGGGAGCTCATTTATCGTGGGATTGCAGCCCATCTTCTTTGAAGGCCTGACACTAGTGCGGTGTATTGAGGAGAAGAGCCCATCCATGAATAAGACAGCGTAAAGACGCCCTGCTGGGATAATCCCCCCGCCTCCTTGGCATGTCTGGCTAACATCCTCGCGGTTTGTAATGTCCTTGGTTTGCATTCATTCGCTACGGATGAGCGCGACTGTCTCTTCTGTTGTCACTGGGAAACGCAACTCTGGCTTCCAGACCATTGTAACCATTTGCAGGTGAAAGCGCCACCCATCTTGGCCTATGCTTCAATTGTCTTGCCAAGGGCCCCGCAATGCATGCTGGGTGCaaccaaagaagaaaatatgGCTGTATTTCATTAGTGTGGTGTTCCAAGTGGCAGCAGGTGAAGACTTTTTTGTGTGAAGATGCCCAACATCTGGATTTTATCAGCACCTCGCGATCACTAACACATTCCTTGGTTTTCTCTAGTTTTGATGTTGCAATATggtgaatacattttttgtgttcGTTTGAGAGAATTTAATGAGCTGAATAATAATCTGTGACGTAATAACAAAGCAGTGTGTATCGTTTTATATGATATAATTAATTTCACTATAATTACAACTGTATTTACTTTAAATTTGATTGACTTCCAAATTTCCATGATATTGTTAGTATTGTATCATATTGTTTTAATCTATTGCCATTTTAGGAAACGTGCTAttctattaaatattattttaaatcacaATGGGTTGCACCTTTTATTTTTCACcttgatttgattttattcaAGCAAAAAATGATATACTATGACCTAATGTATTATTCAAATGACcacagtcatttattttaaatgataattgtGATCGGACTGTATTCAAGTTAAACCAAACAGCAAATTAGTGAGTACCTAATTAAATAAACTGCCTTTCACGCAATTcaattttttactattatgatACTCAAAGCACTTTAACACTGTCTCCTCAGACATATACTCATGATGAGACTAACATCTTCCTCAAAGGGCGCCTAAACTCGGTCAAATGAGCGGTAGATCAAATCACCAAACTCTGGGTTGGGGGACGACCCTACTACCACCTGAGCCATGCCACCCCCCAAGTGACCAGTTTACTATATCGTAGGGTGTCAGGAAGTGGCTGGGGGTCAATCAGAGGTGCCCACAGGGCCGATGTTCTCAGAGGAGCAAGGTCGGAAGTGAAAGGCGTCCTTCAGGGATCAATAAGGGATCTTGGCCGTGTAACTAAATCACTCTCTTTGCAGTTGCTGGTGCCAGTGGGGGTGGGATGGCCTATGTGTGTAGTGGTAGTGGTCGTTGCTAGGTCAGCAGAAAATACAGTCAGAGTGGTTGCTGTGTCAATACCAAAGCACATGACAACTGTTAGGAGTTGATCATATCCCATTTGAAACACTACTAGTATATGAAAAGTTCCTGTCACTGTTACAAAAGAcacccaatccatttggactgggtggTCTGGCagccaaaacaaatgaagaCTGTGAGTGCTTTTGGAACCACTACAAATtccaacatatatatttatatacataagcATGGATTGTGAGTTGAAACATATCTGTCTCCGCCTTGTGGCTTATCACAGTACTGAGACATGCATAAATCATTGATGAACTCAACTATGCAGAATATGTAGACCAAATGGAGCCCAGCCATCTGTAtgcaatggtaaaaaaaataatctgaatATATTTCTGCATATATATAAAACTATATATTACATCTAGGTTTGACTCTATATCATTCAAATTTCCATGTAGTTATTGGAATGAAGAACCACCTCTAATGCACAAATTAGTAACAATCATGTGATGTCATAGAAAGTAACGGAACATAATAAATGTGATTTTCTCCTCATTTTTGCTTAAACCGTGTGCGCGTCGTGACTGCAGCGCGTCTTTATTACCTCTCTGCTGTGCACCTGCAAGGGAGGGAGAGTTGCAAAACGAGGggggagagaaagggagagtaagagagagactcacttctcctcttcttcctctgcaTTGCACTTGCATCCGAGCTTCATTTCGGACAGGACACTctgctcctgctcctcctcctcctcctccttcatctCTTCTTCttaattttcttcttcttgatgCTGCAGTGGACTCGCTGACTTGAAGAGAAAAGGAGAAAATTCAATTGGGATGAAAATAAGAATACATATACACTTctcgtagttttttttttggatgaaacATTCAAAGAGGATGACTTATTTACCCACAATAGTGATCATTTACGTTCTGGTAAGTACCTtgatactttttattttggaattttggagTTGGAAGGACTTCTTTGCCAGttgcatgaaataaaaaaatggcaggtTAATTAAAAAGCATGCATGTCCAATGGGTTATGGACTATTAGGTATCAGGGGGCCAAAATGGGTCCTGGCATGCAGGGTCCAGATCAATTTTAAATGTGTGGAATATATAGATGTTTTGGGAAGATGTGatctattttaaaaagtgtatgAATTCCAATTTTATGAACGGTGACCCAAACTTTATCATTGGGGTCAAAAGTGGATTTTCCCATGTTCTTCCCTATTAATCTCATCATGTTACACAGTATCTACTACCTAAAGTATATGCAATGTACATATATTTGAGGATATATTTTTGTGCACATGGGACAGTagataagtggttagcatgtcgcaGGCTATGTATGGCCTTTGTAGACTGTGCATGTCCtcaggcctttgtgggtttttttcaggCTTCTAGTTTTCCTTCCAAATCGTGAATTTAGGTtggttggacacttttttttttaatagtaattttttttgtatatgatGATGAAACACTGTTTCCCCAAACAATATGTCGCAGGCTTCAAGTTTCTCAAAAAATTGGGAGTCATACTTGTTGATTCATTTATAATTAGCTTCTATTGGGTTTTTATAAAAGTTATATGCATATCTAATATATAGCTttgttaaatttggaaaaaagtatTGGCTGGATTTAAGTCAGATTGAAATCTTTGTTGAGTGATTTAAACGTAAAATATGTAGTCTATATTCCATGTGTCATTTACGATGAttggaataaagtattttttttaggggggttcattttcattcaaaaactaAGACAATCATCATAGCCTCCTCTTTAGTCACAGAGCAAGTGGTTTTAGTTTAAGTTTGGCAGCCCATTGCGGCTGGAAACTTGACAGAGTTGCAATTGGAggactttttgaatgaaaacgagGCAAGAGCGCAGCGAGCGGTTGGCGGAATCGCCGCGGCCGCGTTGCCAACCAGCTGTGCAATGACAGCTGGCCGAAAGGGCGGCCACAGATTCAATTTAGGAAGAAACCgcattgcccccccccccctccaacccACCTGCTCGTTGCATTAAGTGAGCATGAAATCCGGGTGAATGCAAGACAAGCAGACTCTAAGCCCAAATGGATCACAGAGAAAATGTCACAATGGAAGGAAGCAAAGTTCCGCAAGGCCTCAGGCTTTGTGAGTTCCCAAAAACAGAACAGACAAACCTAAATAAATGTGGGTTTATTTAACAAACACAATGGAATGGATGCGGGACCAGATTGTCCTGTTTAACACCCACAAACCCTGGCTTTCAGATGGTTATGGGTATTTCAACACCCacacaatttttgcatttttgtagcctttaggcttttttgttgttgttcatttttctgCTATTCTTGTGCAATCGTCCCAATCACTGCTTGAATGTCACCAAAAAGTCTGTGCTTGCACTTAAGGCTTGTTTTGACGGTTCGGGATTTATGACGTTTTATTGTCGTGTGCGTCTTGCCTCAAGGTGGCGTCGGCAGCGTCCAAGAGTGAGCGTGCGGTGCCATGCGACTCGGGCCAGTTTACCAAAGATGGAGAGTGCTGCCAGGAGTGCCCGCCCGGCGAGGGCGTGGTCAGGCCTTGCGGCGCCAAGCAGACTGTGTGCGCACAGTGTCTCGACAGTAAGTTGTATTTGATAAGGGCTAAATATCTACacattttgcatattttcataCAGATTTAAGAAAGTTTCAACTAAAACGAAAATGATTTTTCCAGATATAACTTAAATAAATGTCAACTAGACTTACTTcgagtgtcaaaaatattgtgGACAAATTATTGGGACATCGTACTACAAAAGGAAGccaattgaagtttttttttgtgtatgtatggTTGACCTCCAGTTCAGTTCATTTCACCTTGAATGATTTATCAGGAAATGGGTCAATTGAATCCCCTTTCAACTTTAAAAAGGGTAAATTTGAGCCCTAGTTTAACAGAAGGGCTATTACATGTACCACCTTGGTCGTCTGTATGGACAAAAGCTGTCATAAATCCTCCATTAGTCATGGTAAAAGTTACAATTTAATcactttaaaagaaataaagcacACATTCTTAACTTGAGTGACCGCAATATGACATAAAGGTGATTCACACGTTCTTAACTTTCATAAAagggattaaaaacaaataatcaagaggttaaaaaaataatacaaatgagTAAAATTGCACATAGACAAAAATATAACTACTATAGttcattttgctcttttttggCTCTTAAAAGTGTTGCAGTTCCAAATTAATTTGTAACAATAAAAATAGAGCAGTTATTCTTCATGTGACTTATGATTTTGAACCAACCCAATCAATTTTGTTGTCTCAGTTCCTGGATCATagtcaaatatttctttttttttttttgccaaaacacTACGTACTAACGTCCCAGT
Coding sequences within it:
- the LOC144208588 gene encoding migration and invasion enhancer 1-like gives rise to the protein MGVVTIRVEYCGNUGYEPRYLELSRVVKGEFPDADVSGFVGRRASFEIEINGQLIFSKLELGGFPYEDDVMDSIQKAHDGKPLVKITKSRSPCVIM